A window of Diospyros lotus cultivar Yz01 chromosome 14, ASM1463336v1, whole genome shotgun sequence contains these coding sequences:
- the LOC127789773 gene encoding protein DA1-related 1-like, translating into MMHAWLRLQGYRTLSQDVEEGICQVLAHMWLESQIMSMPGSNIPSTSSTSLSRSSKQGTRSPFERKLGEFFKHQIESDTSPVYGNGFRAGNQAVLKYGLRRTLDHIRFTGTFPY; encoded by the exons ATGATGCATGCATGGCTTCGGCTTCAAG GCTACCGAACTCTAAGTCAAGATGTTGAAGAAGGTATCTGTCAGGTGCTAGCTCACATGTGGTTAGAGTCCCAGATAATGTCCATGCCAGGGAGCAATATTCCGTCAACCTCCTCCACATCACTTTCAAGATCATCAAAGCAGGGGACACGATCTCCATTTGAGCGGAAGCTAGGGGAGTTCTTCAAACACCAGATTGAATCAGATACATCTCCAGTGTATGGAAATGGATTTAGAGCTGGTAACCAGGCAGTCCTCAAATATGGTCTTCGAAGGACCCTGGACCATATCAGGTTCACAGGGACTTTTCCTTATTAA
- the LOC127790408 gene encoding LOW QUALITY PROTEIN: lysM domain receptor-like kinase 4 (The sequence of the model RefSeq protein was modified relative to this genomic sequence to represent the inferred CDS: substituted 1 base at 1 genomic stop codon), whose amino-acid sequence MKHTIPCLLILGFLVSCTNSQQQYSGNYALSCDSSDESKPSPSFLYTCNAQHSSSCQAFLFFKSQPPYDSVSTIAALTSSTPSEIARINNVTKLTDFPTGKEVIVPLNCSCSGHYFQANATFHIPTIGYTYYIIARDTYQGLSTCNSLMRANPYSEHKLQPGLELLVPLRCACPTRKQIGGDAKYLVTYSVAWGETLRKIAARFNVSTESILDANGFSEENPTIFPFTTILIPLPTEPSSSKTVIHNPKPAILHPQSMTTRENKASKGKVYVGAGIAAGSLLLLSCAVPFTLFLFHKKKTGGDGVSQSNCQEQGDHGALVMKDLLVEIASIDQALRLRVFEFEELKKGTNNFSRRNRIKGSVFRGVFAGMVLAVKRMGTDVSKEVNILNKINHLNLVKLQGVCKHRGCFYLVSEYLMNGSLKEWLQKNNSGQAESWTRKIQIALDVANGLYXLHSFTNPAIVHKDVTSSNILLDRNLRAKITNFSLARIIVKGTDSSCNAATSWVAGTRGYLAPEYVKTGQVSPKIDVYAFGVVMLELITGKDAVFVQEGNKILLSAAVASIMGGEDAETKLGFFINPPGLAENKGRVYAAIMANLSLTCLARDPVRRPSMAEVVTALLKIQGDVQKSVSMYFESPSDQATSFSFSEISLE is encoded by the coding sequence ATGAAACACACTATCCCCTGTCTCCTCATTCTCGGTTTTCTTGTTTCATGCACCAACAGCCAGCAACAGTATTCGGGAAATTATGCGTTGTCTTGCGACAGCAGCGACGAATCAAAGCCTTCCCCTTCTTTTCTTTACACCTGCAATGCCCAGCACTCTTCCAGCTGCCAAGCGTTTCTCTTCTTCAAATCCCAACCCCCTTACGATTCAGTTTCCACCATAGCAGCTCTCACTTCATCAACCCCATCGGAGATCGCCCGCATCAACAATGTCACCAAGCTTACAGATTTCCCAACCGGCAAGGAGGTCATAGTTCCACTCAACTGCTCCTGCTCCGGCCACTACTTTCAAGCCAACGCCACATTTCATATTCCCACCATCGGATACACCTACTACATAATAGCCCGTGACACATACCAGGGGCTGTCAACCTGCAACTCCCTTATGCGTGCCAATCCATACAGCGAGCACAAATTGCAGCCTGGCCTTGAGTTGCTCGTGCCCCTTCGATGTGCTTGTCCAACAAGGAAGCAAATTGGCGGAGACGCCAAGTACCTGGTGACTTACTCAGTGGCCTGGGGTGAAACCCTCCGTAAAATCGCTGCAAGGTTTAATGTAAGCACAGAGAGCATACTCGATGCAAATGGGTTTTCTGAAGAAAATCCtactatttttcctttcacaaccattCTAATTCCCTTGCCAACTGAACCTTCAAGTTCAAAGACTGTAATTCACAACCCGAAGCCCGCCATTTTACACCCACAAAGTATGACTACCAGGGAAAACAAAGCATCTAAAGGCAAAGTTTATGTGGGTGCTGGAATTGCAGCAGGCTCTTTGCTGCTACTCTCATGTGCAGTTCCATTCACCCTGTTTTTGTTCCACAAGAAGAAAACAGGCGGGGACGGAGTTTCTCAGAGTAATTGCCAAGAACAGGGGGATCACGGGGCTTTGGTAATGAAAGACCTCCTTGTGGAAATTGCCAGCATAGACCAAGCCCTCAGACTGAGAGTGTTTGAATTTGAGGAACTAAAGAAGGGTACCAATAACTTCAGCCGCAGAAACAGGATAAAGGGTTCCGTTTTCCGTGGAGTTTTCGCTGGCATGGTTCTAGCAGTTAAGAGAATGGGCACGGATGTGTCCAAGGAAGTGAACATTCTGAACAAGATCAACCATTTGAATCTGGTAAAGCTTCAAGGTGTTTGCAAACACCGTGGCTGCTTCTACCTTGTTTCCGAGTACCTGATGAATGGGTCTCTGAAAGAATGGCTTCAGAAGAACAATTCAGGCCAGGCCGAAAGCTGGACAAGGAAGATTCAGATTGCCCTGGATGTTGCTAATGGACTCTATTAACTTCATAGTTTTACCAACCCAGCCATCGTGCACAAGGATGTCACGAGCAGCAACATTCTACTTGATAGAAACCTAAGGGCAAAGATCACAAATTTTAGCCTTGCAAGAATAATAGTGAAGGGAACAGACAGTTCGTGTAATGCTGCGACGAGTTGGGTTGCAGGCACCAGAGGTTATTTGGCACCTGAGTATGTAAAAACAGGGCAAGTCTCTCCCAAAATTGACGTATATGCTTTTGGGGTGGTGATGTTGGAACTGATCACAGGAAAAGATGCTGTATTTGTACAGGAAGGCAACAAAATACTGCTTTCAGCAGCAGTAGCTTCCATCATGGGGGGAGAAGATGCAGAAACCAAGCTTGGTTTCTTCATCAATCCACCAGGTCTTGCAGAAAACAAAGGTAGGGTATATGCGGCAATAATGGCAAATCTAAGTCTAACCTGCTTGGCACGAGATCCGGTAAGGCGGCCAAGCATGGCTGAGGTAGTGACTGCTCTGTTGAAAATTCAAGGGGACGTGCAGAAATCGGTATCAATGTATTTTGAGTCTCCTTCAGATCAAGCCACGAGCTTTAGTTTCTCTGAAATAAGTCTAGAGTAG